The Planctellipticum variicoloris DNA window GCGTCGGGGAAGGGGATTTCCGGGGGTTGATCGGGCATTTTTCGTCCTGCGGGTCGTGGATTCTGCGAAACATCAAGGCGGGTCAGGGGTTTCGTCGATGAAGACGGTGGCGGAAGCACCTCGGGGAGCGGTCTGCGGATTGCTGCGGGGAGGTGATTCTCGTGGATTCGTCGGCGTAATCGACTTACGCTCGCCCTCGATTCTGTGGAAGATGGGGGGAGTCTGAAAAGGGTCATTGGCTGAAACGCTTCGGTGACTTACAGTATGCGGGCAGCGATCTGCTGAGGGAAACTCCCGATGGCCGCGTTTCTGGTTCCACTCGACCCGGGTCACTCCGCGGTTCCGCTGGAAAAGACCATTCTCCTGATCGGACGACAGTCGGACTGCGACGTCACGCTGACGCGCAGTAAGAAGGTCTCGCGCCGCCATTGCTGCATCGCCCAGGTGAATTCCCAGTTTTTGATTCGCGACCTGGGGAGTACGAACGGCGTGTTCGTGAACGGCAGCCGGATCGCCGCCGAGACGCGGCTGCGGCTGGGGGACGAAGTCACCATTGGCGACGTCCGGTTCCGGATCGAGTCTCAGCCGGTCCCGAGCGGGGGCAAATCGCCCGCGGGCGGAGCGGTCAAGGGACCGACGGGGAACAAGCGACCCAGACCGAAGCCCGCCGCCCCTCCCAGCCTGGAAATTCCGGTGGCGATTCCCGAGTCGGACGACGCCGTGCCGATTGCGGATTCGGGTCCGATCGTGCCGTATGTGGAGCTCGATTCGAGCGACATCGTGCCACTGAGCAGTGACAGCGTGTTCTGAGGCGGGATAGCGAGCAGCGGGCAGGGAATAGCGGGTCACCAGAGAAGAACTGGCTGCGTTGAGTGGGTGATTTCCGCCATCGAATCGCCAGGCGACGGGCTTCGCAATGGAGGTTGCTCCGCGACGCCGAAGTGAGGCGAGGCCGGGAGACTGCTGCAGAGTAGCTTGGTCCGCCTGGACTGCGTTTCTGAAGCCGACTCTGAAAGGTTGGGTTCGAGGCGGTTTCGCGACAGGCTTCGAGCGTCACTTTTGACGCTCATGGCTCGACCGTCAACGGCTCCGCTCCATGAAGCGCCTGGTCCGTCGCCGGACGTTTTGGCTCCGCGCGCGGATGAGCTTCCCGAAGAGTTCTGATTTCTGACGAGGTCCGGCCGCTGGGGCGGATGTCAACAACTCCGGCGGCGTTGTTGACAAATCAATGCATCCGAATGCGATAACTTGTTGACACTCTGTCGGCAGCGGCTTAGACTCGCACTCTCATTTGTACAACTTCCGAGATGCGGTCGCATCAAAAACGCCGTTCCACTCCGAACCGCGAATCGTACTTGTCAGCGACAACAGGGGGCCTGAGGCGTGCCTGGGAGCGAATCCAATCCGGCGGGCCGGCATTCGCGACAGATCACGTTGCGGCTGCGCGATGATATTTTGTCGGGGCGGATGGCCGCCGGGCTGCGGTTAACCGAGGCCGGGCTGGCGGCGCGATTCGGCGTCGGTCGCGGGCCGGTGCGCGAAGCTGTGAAGCAGCTTTCTGTACAGGGGCTGCTGGTTCTGCGTCCCAATCGGGGGGCGGCGGTGGCTCCGGAGGCGCCCCGTCAGATTCGGCAATTGATCATTCCGATCCGCCGGACGATTGAAGCGTATGCGTTGCGGCAGGTGTTCGACGAACTGACCGAGAGCGATTTCGGCCGGTGGGAGTCGATCGTCGAGCAGATGCGACGTGCGTGCGAGGCCGCCGATCTGCACACGCTGGCGGAACTGGATCTGGCCTTTCACCGGGCGCTGCTGGAGCGGGCGGCTCAGCCCGAGCTGCTGGTGATCTGGGACACGATCGTCGGGCAGATTCGGACGCACTTTCGACGAATGCAGCGGCGGACTGACGATCTGCTGTCCATCTATGAAGAACACAAAGCCTTACTCGACAGCTTCCGCAGCGGGAAGCTGGCCGAGTCGCTGCGGCTGCTGAAAGCCAAGATCGAATAGCCTTTGTCGCGGCGCCTCCCGGCGCCGTCGGGTTCTCGTGAGTTCTTTTGCGGATTGTGTGCGATTTCGCGGTTCGGGTCCGCCATTCCGGGGGCTCGGAGGCGCGATTTTGCGAGTTCGTGTTCTTATGCGCTCTCGATACAGTGAGGTAGAGATGATTTCTTTCCGTCCTCGAAGGCATGGATTTACGCTCATTGAGCTGCTGGTGGTGATTGCGATCATCGCCATTCTGATTGCGCTGCTGCTGCCTGCGGTGCAGCAGGCGCGTGAAGCGGCCCGGCGGACGCAATGCCGGAACAATCTCAAGCAACTGGGGCTGGCGCTGCACAATTATCACGACACGCACAGCGTCCTGCCGCCGGGCTTCGTGCAGACGCCTGCGCTGCATCGGAACGAAGCGACCTGGATCGCGTTTCTGCTGCCGGGAATCGATCAGGGTCCCCGTTACAATCTGTTCGACTTCAACGCCTGCGGCGGATGCATCAGTCCTGCTTCGCCGAATGCCAGGGCGTATTCCGATCCGATACCCGCGATGCGCTGTCCGAGCGATTCCGAGGCTGATCCGGCGCTCAGCGTTTATGGTCGGGGAAACTATGGCGCCAACAACGGCATCGGCCCGCTGATTCCGCCGGCCGGCTATCCGCAGACGCCGCGCGGGGCGCTGGGGCTGTTCAACGGCAATTCGAAAGTTCGCTTCGCCGATATCCGCGATGGAACGAGCAACACGGTGGCGATTACGGAATTGCGGACGTATGCGAAGGGGGCGAACGATTTTCGTGGCGTGATGTTTTATCCGGAGGGGCCGTTCACGCACCACAATTATTCGCCCAACGCGAAGATTGCGGACCAGTTGCGGACGGCGTTCTGCGCCGCGAACTCGGATCCGCCCTGCGTCGGCACGTATTCCGCGTTCAACGACAAGCAGATGTTGTATACGGCGCGCAGCCTGCACACGGGCGGCGTGCATTCGCTGCTGGCGGACGGTTCGGTCCGTTTCATCAGCGAGAATCTGAACCTGACGACCTGGCAGAATCTGGCGATTCCGGACGACGGCCTGACGCTCGGCGAGTTCTAAAACGATTATCGCGCCGTCCGAGTTTTGTGCGGGGCGCTGCGGGACTTCCGCGCAGCGCTCCGGTGACCGTGAGCTGCGTTTGCTTTCGCGATGCGGTCTTTCCGCGATCGTTCCGGGGTGACGGCGAACTACGTCGTCACTGCGTTTCCCTTTTTACTTTCGTGTCGCAAGGATTTTCCGTCATGGTTCGCTG harbors:
- a CDS encoding FHA domain-containing protein; translated protein: MAAFLVPLDPGHSAVPLEKTILLIGRQSDCDVTLTRSKKVSRRHCCIAQVNSQFLIRDLGSTNGVFVNGSRIAAETRLRLGDEVTIGDVRFRIESQPVPSGGKSPAGGAVKGPTGNKRPRPKPAAPPSLEIPVAIPESDDAVPIADSGPIVPYVELDSSDIVPLSSDSVF
- a CDS encoding GntR family transcriptional regulator, whose protein sequence is MPGSESNPAGRHSRQITLRLRDDILSGRMAAGLRLTEAGLAARFGVGRGPVREAVKQLSVQGLLVLRPNRGAAVAPEAPRQIRQLIIPIRRTIEAYALRQVFDELTESDFGRWESIVEQMRRACEAADLHTLAELDLAFHRALLERAAQPELLVIWDTIVGQIRTHFRRMQRRTDDLLSIYEEHKALLDSFRSGKLAESLRLLKAKIE
- a CDS encoding DUF1559 domain-containing protein, encoding MISFRPRRHGFTLIELLVVIAIIAILIALLLPAVQQAREAARRTQCRNNLKQLGLALHNYHDTHSVLPPGFVQTPALHRNEATWIAFLLPGIDQGPRYNLFDFNACGGCISPASPNARAYSDPIPAMRCPSDSEADPALSVYGRGNYGANNGIGPLIPPAGYPQTPRGALGLFNGNSKVRFADIRDGTSNTVAITELRTYAKGANDFRGVMFYPEGPFTHHNYSPNAKIADQLRTAFCAANSDPPCVGTYSAFNDKQMLYTARSLHTGGVHSLLADGSVRFISENLNLTTWQNLAIPDDGLTLGEF